TCGACAAAATCAGCGGCAGCGTGCACTTTGCTCGGGTATTTGAATTGGTAAATATTCTTTTTAAATCCGACGGTATCGTCAGATTTGTAATATTTCAGCGTGTCCACGACAAGCATCTGATGAATTTTCGCCGTGTCGATTAACGCGGGATCAAAATAAATCAAAGCGACATCTCTTCCGTCAATGGAAGAAGTTTTGAAGCGAACAATTGCGCTGTCGCCGGAAATATGGCTCACCAGGTACGGCAGTTGTCGGCGCAGCATGAAATTTTCCGCGCCTACAATGCCAATCTCATAAATTGACAGATTTTTTAAGTCTTCATTTTCGAAGCCATTAAAAGGCTGATCGTAAGCGCCAAACATGCGCTGCTCGTAAAAAGAAACAGGCACCTTGGCCACGATTTTTCCGTCGCCCTTGCACTGAAAATCCATTTCATAAACATGTTTTTTGCCGCGAATTTTCCGCTCGATGTGTTTGGTCTCATCGATCTGTTTTTTGATCTCTGCCGCATTTGTACTGTCGCTGTCAAAGAAAATTCGCACCATTACCGGATCGCCATATTCGGACTCAAAACCAAAAACATGCAAATTATGATTAAAAACGCGAATCATATTCATGTGGTCCACGATGTCAAAAAGGTTGTCTATGCCGACTTCCCACACTGTCAGAGAATCAGGTTTATATCGCTTGAAAGTGCGCGTTTTGTAGCGCCGCGGACTAAAAAGCTCCTTACGAATACCAGCTTCCGATAGCTTGTTCGGATCGTAGTAAATGTTGACCGTGTGCGATTTGGCGTAAGTGTCCAGACCATAAATGCCTTTCTTGTCTTTTATCTTCCGATACAGCGCCATGGAAGAGCCATAACATTTGACATTTTTTAGTCCGGATTGGTGGAAAACCTGTAAATTTTCCATATTTTCAAAGCCGCCCCATCGTTTTTGCAGTGTGCGAAACTCGTAATGGTTGGACAAAATAAATCCCAACGCCATGAGCGCGACAACCATGATCGCCGGCAGCCAGACGAGTTTGTCGGAATGGTTCACCTTGATGGCCTTATCGACATCGCACGAGTAAACGCAATCAGTGCACAACATGCAGTCCGGATGATCCACTATTTCGTACTGGCAAACTTCAATGCCATGGGGACAGGCGGCAACGCATTTCATGCATTTTGTGCAGCCGTCGTGATCAACGGTAATTTTGGTGAAAGGAAGCGGTTTAAATTTAAACACGCCGACTTCCCACACAAAACCTAACAGCGAAATTGTGCCAAAGAGCCATATAATCGACAAATGGATGCCCAATTTAACTAAAATGAGATAAATGATGAATGGCACCAAGATCAAATAAAAATTGACAAAAAGATTAGTTGCTGCGCCTAACGGGCACAAATATTTGCACCAGAATTGTTTTATGAAAATAGAGCCCAAAATAGTCGCCAGCAAGGCAATGAGCGCCCAGGTGAAAACCACATCATGGCCAAACCCGGTGGCAACCGCATAATACGGATCAAATGTGCGGCAGAATAGCTCGCTTTTGGTAACCGTAGAATAAAGCACAATGAACAGCAAAATGTATTTTAACGAACGGAAGATTCGATCCAAAATTTTCGGTAAATCAAAATGCAAATGCAATAATTTGCCTAATTTACCCAGCCACTCTGTGATCAGTCCGATGGGACAAACATAGCTACAAAATAATTTTCCTATCGCCAACGCGCCCAGCACCAGCACAAACGCCATAAAAACGGCGCTCGCGGTCATGTTACACGCCATTGTATTTTGATAAACCATCGTGGCGTAAGACAAGATACCGCCGAACGGACAATATCGCTCAACATCAAAGCTCTTGACGATGACGAAAATGATCAAAGCTAAAATAATCAATTGCAAAATCAGACGAATATTTTTTTTCATCAGCAGACCCAATTTAAGTTTATATGCCTCTACACTTTTTAAAATTATGGCAAAGAAAGCGAACGATTAATGTCCGCGATCTTTGCCATAGCAATCTTGTCACAGGAACAATTTACTAAATTTGTCAGGCAAAACAAAACCACCTGAATTTGTGACTATTTTCCAACGATCAGAAATGCCGCCCTACTTCATCAGAATCATTTTGAGCGTTTTTGAGAATGAGTCAGTTTCCAGACGGTAGAAATAAATTCCGCTGGGCATATTTTGCGCGTTCCATGTCGCGCGATACGATCCCGCCTGACGCATTCCCTCCACAAGAGTCGCGACTTTCTGACCCAATGCGTTGTAAACAGACAGCTTGACATGACTTCGCGTTGGCAAAGCAAATGAAATGTCAGTCGTCGGATTGAACGGATTGGGAAAATTCTGACTTAACTGATAATTATTGACAACCGCGTTTTTCATCGCTTCAACGCCGGTGGACGCCAATTTTCTCAACACATATCCCCTATTCCCCGCCGCATAAAAATCGCCATTGGAGAGAAATTTTCCGCCGTACAAATAAACCATTTTACCAGCAACAGGGCTTGCTTCTTCGTTCCAGGTATCGCCGCCGTCTTCAGATTTCAGAATGACACCATTGTTTCCGCTCGCATAGCCGATATCGCCGTTAAATTCAATGCTGTAAAGATTCAGGCTTTTGTAAGTGATATTGGAATGAAAGACAGTTTTCCAGGTTGCGCCATAATCCGTGCTTTTAACGATCAACCCTTTGGAAGCGCCGCTTTGTGTGGCATCATAACCGGCGATGATCAAAGTGGAGTCGTTGAGCATCTCCATATCGTAGAAATAACATTTCGTGATGTCTGTCACGGGAATGGCGGTCCATGAAGCGGCTCCGTCAGTAGTTTTTTGGATTTGCTCTTCTTTGTAATCCAATGCATAGCCGGTTTGCCAGTCCGTAAATATGACGCGATACAGGCCTGTGCCAATTTTTTGCAATTTTTGCCAATTGTAGCCGCCATTTGTCGTTTTCCAGAGCGTGCCGCCGCTGTCGCCCATATAAGCAGTGTCGGCGTCAACAAATGAAATATCATGCGCATATTTTTTCAGGCCAGAATCAACGTTGAGTACCTCAAACCAGCTTTGCATATCATCATCGCTGAGTATCAAAGATTTGTAGCCCATCAAAAAAGCTTTCCCATTGCCAAAATAAGCATTTTTCAAATTGGGATGCACGCCGGGAATCGCCACCTGAGAAATTGTCAATTCATCGGGGCTGCCGTAAGAATACATACCGTCGGTCGCAACAAGGCAAAGTTTATCATTCTCATCAACAGCGACATTGGCGTAAGAATCAGCAGTCCAATTGACCAATGGCTCCCAATCAACCGGATTACCCGGCTTTGCGTGATAAACAACGTAACTTGACAAGGCAATTCCTTCATTTGCCGCGGAAAACCAGAGAGACTTAAAATTATTGCCGTTCGGGATACGAACCAATTCAAAAGAAGCGCCGCCATCAGCGCTGTAGTAGAGACGTCCTTCTTTCCCGCCGACAAAAATCTCATTTTCGTTCAAAGCAAAAACGGTCAACAAATAAGTAATGGATGCAATTTCTCTTTCTGGCGTTTCAATTTGCTGCCATATTGATGCACCGCCGTCAGTGGTCTTGTAGAGATAGCCGTAATAACCAGCGGCATAGCCCACGTTTTGACTGGCAAAAGTCATGTCGTAAATTCGACCCGATGTGCCGCCCTTAAAATTACCGGCGATTTCTGTCCAGGTCGCTCCGCCGTCTTCAGTGCGGAAGTAATCGCCTTTTGTTCCGCCAGCCACTGCGTGACCGTGCATGGCGTCAGTGAAGAAAATTTCGGACAATTTATAATCCATTTCTTCAACATCCTTGCGCGTCAAGTCGGATAAATTTTCCAATCTCAACACATAGCCCTTTTTCGGACTGCTGGTGCCGCCGCAAATCCAAACGTTTTGGCTGTTAGGACCCTGAACCCATTCAAATGTCACTTTAATGTAAGCAGTGTCGGACAGATCTGTCCACGATGCACCGGCGTCAGAAGAAGTGAAAATTGTGCCCTTGCTGCCAACAACGACAATCGTATCGCCCCAGGCAGCCATACGATAGGTGGAATACGACAATTCCTCGCCTGGATTCGCCGGGTCGATTCGCGACGGCAGGTCTGTTTTCTTTGTCCATGAAGTGGGCGGATATTGTGTGAACTCATAAAGAGATTGTCCGGCTAATAAATAACCGTGACCTTCTCCCACGACAACAACTTGATCAAGAAAATCATCAAAATCAAATTGCTTGAAAACTTCCCAATCGCCGGCAATTGAAACGATTGGCACTAACATGAGAAGAAATAATAGCAGCGCTGAGATTGTAGCTAATTTCTTCATTTCAAAACCTCCAACATTTAGTCAATAAATGAAAAGTGAGTTAGTTTGGCTTGTTTTCTTTTTAAATACAGCACTCAGACGAATAATTTCAGACGAATAATTTATCTTGCCTGTTGTCATCCGTGCAAAAGTTGACTAAATCCCCTGAACTCTTTTCTAAAGTATTTGCGTTACCTGGAAAATAAAAAAGAAGTTTTCTCTTTTTAAAGCGCCATTTTTGGGCGTCAGTTTTTGGTAGTATCCGGCGAAATCCAGCAGCAAGCCTCTGAAAGTGAATCCAATCCCGCCGCTGAGTTGCCGCACAGAAATTCCTTTCATGCTGAGGTGGTATTCAGGAATAATCTCGCCGGCGACTAATCCGCTACGCAGCCATAAATTTTTCTTTAAAAAATATTCAATGCCGCAATGCAATCTTTCTGCATTTACATCGCGTTTCCACTGGTAATGCTGATAATAGTTGTGTTTTTCTTCTTTGTAGTTTTCAAAATAATATTCTGCGCCTAATTTCAACGGACAATTTTCTCGGTCGAAGCCAATGCCAATGCCTAATTCTTTATTTCCCCCGTTCATCTCTTCGAAAATAGTCTGATAGCGCGGCGTGCGTGCCCAGGAATCCCAGTCGTTCCACGAAAATGAGGCGCCAAAGAACACTGGCAAACTTTCTAAATGCCATTTTCCGATAAAATCAAAGAAACGCCCTGTCTTTTGCACGCTTCCGTAATCGTCGATGTCCCTTCTTCCCTCAGATGTATTTTCGGAAATCTGGCGGTTTTGCAGGAAAATTCCCCCTTTGGCAGAAATTGTGATAGCGCTGTTTAGCGGAAAAATTAATTGCGCCTCAGAAGCATAGCCTTGATCGCCAATTTTTCTGTTGTAAGTGGAGACTTTATCATTTTTGACCAGCAGGCTATCGCCGAAATATTTGTAAATAATCGGATAATCGAGAAGAAATGCTTTTGTCGCATTAAGGCGATATTGCTCAGTAAAAGGTCTGAAAACAAGCCCCAGAGTCATTTTCCATGGCAAATTTATCATCGCCCCGATGTCGCCGTGAATCATTCTGCCGTCAACTTTCGTCTTGCTGGGCTCGCGTTTTAGCCCGTCCTGCAACCGATAGCGGATGCGCGCTCCGATTGAAAAAAATGAAGTTAACCGTCGGCCATATTCGAAACCTAACTGAGGACCATAGTAATCAAACGTTCCTGTCGTCGTATCGATGGAAGTAAAATTGTCATGGTAAGGTTCGTATTCGAGCGCCCGATAAACGTCGCGCAAATCCTCGGTGTAATATTGAATGTAGCCCCGAAAAGCGGATTTTTTGTCAGCCATTGACTTGAAGGCTTCAGCTTGCAAATGCAACTGAAATCGAGACGCAGGATCCATCTGACGTCGAAAATCCCCTTGGCGATAATCCGACCAACTCATTGCCCTCATCCACTCTCCGCATTGGTCAAATACAATGCCGGCAGGATTTTTTCCGAAATCATAAATTGAAATTTGATTCGTTTCGTCCTCAAAGCTCAAGTTGCAAGAGCCCAAGGAAGATAGACGCAGTTGATTTTCTTGTGCCGAAACAGTGACGGCGAGGATGAGGATAAATATAATGACAAAAGAAGTTATTTGTTTCACACTGATTCCCTTGCTGCATTCTATGAATTTTGATTTGATTCCGGTAAATTAAAATTCTATTGATACCCAGGTGTCGGATGATCTAAAATTGTGAAATCGACGGTGCTGTTATTTGTATCAAATCCCGGTCTTATTCTCTGAATAGACATACCGCTGTACTTGGTCATCACTTTGTCCGGAGCGACTCCGGCAGCCCCTTTGTCAATTCTCTCTTCAACGCTATGAATGTGATCTTTGTTACTGGAATATTCGACGCCGTCAATTATTGTGTCAATGTCTATTCCGTCCCAATACACGCTATCTTCGCCGCTGGCAAGCAAAAGAATATCGCCGGACAAATTCAGCATAAAGTCAGTTGTCGTCTCTCTCCCGTGTTCGCCGGTAATAATATTCACATAGTCAGGAATATCCGGATTGTTCGGATCACGGAAAAAATACGGATTGTAAAATTCATAGTCCGCATCGGACAGATCGATGCTGGTAGAAATAATTTCCCGGTGATCAATGGCGTCGCCGGCGACAACGGCAAACTCTCCCGGCGCTAACGGATAATTTCTGCTGATTCCCGGCACGCCAGGCAATTTAAATGCATAAACAAAACAACGGTGTTCTGTGCCGTCAGAAGTGTCAAAATAAAAATAATCTATTGCGCCGTCACCATCGTTGTCCTTTCCCGCCAGACTGTAGCCACCGCCGCGAATTAAAATTGTCCCGTCAAGATAAACTGTGTCCGCCCCGCCATTGTACAATTCAACGAATTGATCATAAAAATAAAATTCATTGTTCACTGGCCCGGCGTAGTAAATTTCATTAATTTTCAATCCGGCGGTATTCAATCGCATCCGAACGGTGAGCGTCTCTTGCTTGCCGGATTCAAGGGAAATTTTCTCGCTTCCCAGGTAACCAACTTTTTCGTCGATGGATTTTGACGCTTTTACCGTGTATTCAGACGAAGACAAACCGCTGAAATTCGTCTGTCCCAATGAATCGGTGAGTTGCCGGCTGCCAACCTCTCCGAGATGAGAGGTCAAAAAAACATCGGCTTCAGGAACGGGATTCCCGCTGTCATCTAAAATTATTACCTCCAAAATACCATTACCCTCATAAGTCGTTGGTTTTTTCAAGCCGCAATTCAGAACAATGATTACAAAAAATAATGCCATCGATTGCAGAAATAGTTGACGCATTTTCTCCTCTCTTCAAAAAGTAAAATTTCCAAAAAATATATTAATATGAATGACCAGTTGAAAATTTTTACGTAAAATAGCAATGGAAAACAATAAAAGCCTTACGGCTTAATGCCGAAACTGGGACGGAATTAAGGCGTCAGCCTTTTAAAAACATGTAGTTAACACCAAATGTTCAATTTTAACTGGTCATTCGTACTATTAATATCCGGGCGTGGGGTGTTTCAAAATAATGAAATCCACAACGCCGTTATTAGTGTCAAAACCAGGATGTATTCGTTCGATAGATTCGCCGCTAAATTTGGGAATGACTTCGTCCGGCATAATTCCGGCAATTCCCCGGTCAATTCGCGCGTCAATCCGGGGCAACAAATCTTTGTTATTTGCGTACTCAACTCCGTCAATAATTGTATCCAAATCTATCCCGTCCCAATAGACGCTGTCCGTTCCGCTTGCCAGCAAAACAATATCTGTCTCAACGCTCAAAGATAAGTCGCGAGGAGTCAGCCAGCTATGTTCACCGGTAATCATGCAAACATAGTCCGGAACATCCGGATTGTTAGGATCTCGCGGATCGAATTTTGTGTAAAATTCAAAATCAGCGTGAGAAAGATCAATGCTTGTCGTTTGATTTTGTCTGTGGTCGATAGCGTCAACAGCCAGCACGACAAACGCCGCCGGCGCCACAGGGTATGTGGTACCGCCCGGCGTGCCGGAGAGGCGAAACGCATTTACAAAACACGCGTAGTGTCGATCTGTAACCGCATTGTAGTACAAAAAATCGAGATCGCCGTCATTATCGTTATCTTTTCCCGCGAATTCACTTGCCCCGCCTCTGATTATGATTGTCCCATCAAGATAAGCGGTGTCATCAGAAGCATTGTACAGTTCGATAAATTGATCCTGATAATATCCTTCGTCGTTCACCGGTCCGGCGTAATAAATCTCGTTAATTTTTAAACCCGGAGAATTCAGCCGCATGGTCACAGAGATTGCTTTTTCCTCGCCGGTTTCCAGAAAAATCTGGTCGCTGCCAACGTACCAGGCAGATTCATTCACGGATTTCATTGCCTTCACTGTGTATTTGGACGAAGGCAAATCAGTAAAAATCGTTATTCCTCTTGAATCAGAGAATTGCGCTTTGCTGAGCTGCCCGTTAAATGACACGCAAACGACTTCCGCCTCTCCCACAGTCTGCCCGGCGTCGTCGAAAGTTGTGACTTTTAGCTTTCCCTCGCCTTCTATCGCCGTCGGCTTTTTTTGTCCGCACGAGAAAAATAATAAAAGAACAATTGCCAGGGACAAAAATCTGTACATTTTTTCAAACCATTAATTAAGTTCTTCGCAAAAAAGAACGCTGCGAAAATTATCACAACTGCGCGTCACGAAATTTCAAAACCGACTCCGCAATCGTCGCTGCTAACTTCTTCTGAAATGTCGCATCACTCAGCCGGGAGCAGTCCTGCTCGTTGCTCATGTAACCCAGTCCCAGATAAACCACTGGTGCTTTGACCAATTTCAGAATGGAAAAATTTGCTTTTCCGCCCATGCGATTGGTTTGCCGCGCAGTCCGATTGAACTCTTTGCTAAAAATACTGTCCATCACTGCCGCATTTTTATAGCTATTCAAAAAAGTGTCAATTCCCTTGGTTTCGGCAGCGCGGGAACTATTGCTGTGCAGAGAAATCACCAAATTGGGATTTTTCCGATTGATGAATAAAATTCTGTCATTCAGCCGCACAAATTTGTCTTCCGATCTGGTGAGGATGACGTTTATTTTCTCTTTTGCCAGAATTTTCTCACACTGCCTGGCAACTTCGAGGACAACGTCCTTTTCCTTTATCCCGTTGAAACCAACCGCGCCGGGATCAGAGCCGCCATGTCCGGCATCAATGATGACCATAAATGGCTGAGCAGCTTGTTTGGTTGGCGATTCTTGCTGACAAAATGAAAATGCCAGAATTGCGGCAATTAAAAAAATCATTGAAAAGCGGCTCATGACCTCTCCTTTTTTGAAAATATCAGCATCGAAAATCAAAAATCAAATTTTGTCGAAAATTCAAATCCCCAGAAGATCGAGTTGTTTCTCGTCAAATAGACCTTTCTGCCCCAGACGCCTGTTTCCGGGTAATATTGTTGCAGCCACGGCGCCTCGTAAACGCCGCGATCGTCAAGAAAATTATTCACGTACAGCGAGATTTCCGATTTCCACCACAAAGATTTTGACAAGCGAAAATTGAAAACCCAGTTATTGGGATAATTGTACAAATAATTCGCCCAGAGGCCCTTCTCATAAGGATTGTTGCTCTTGCTCTGATACAGCGGAATTTGCTGGGCGATGAATTGAAACCAGAGCCCCAATCCTTTTGCTCGATATTCGAGCCGATAGTCGATGATCACTTTTTTGTGCCAACTGTCTTTTGTATCCCGCCAGACAGGATCGCGGCTGTCAAAAATACCATCTCCGTCGGTGTCGATAGGATCGGGATTGGAAGTGTAGGAAAGCGTTTGTGTTCCCGATCGAGTGTAGCGGTAATTGCCGACGATAGTCAGCGCCAGACTGCGAAAAGATTTTGTGCGAAAAGTGACTTCAACTCCCGCCTGCTCCTTCCAGCCGATATTCTCATATCTGGAGTAAGTCGGCACCCAAAAAGTGTCCGGATTTATTTCGTAAAAAAACGGATAAGAGTGCCTTTTGGGCTCGTTGTCCCGCCAGAGATTGTAAGCCTCAACCGAAAGCGAAGCGACTTCGCCAAATTTCTGATCGACCCCCAATTTCAATTCTTTGACATAATAGCCCTTCAAATTAAAATTGGATTGATCATAGGAATAGTAATTCAATTTGTACAGCTCGGACTCACGGGGCTTAAAAATATAGGTCATCGACGGAATTTTTGCGGATAGGCCATAACCGCCGCGAAGCTGCGTATGAGTGCCAAGATAGATCATCCAACCTAATCGAGGCGACAAAAATGATCCGTGCTGACAGTCAATATAATTATCGAAAAGAAGATGGTTCGACCAATTGATTTTTCTCGGCTTGAACAGGTCGTAACGCAATCCAAGCACAAGAGTGTATTCTTTCCACAATCTTCCTGTGATTCTGTCCTCGCCGTAAAGTGAAATTTGCGTCATACCAGGCACTTCGTCGAACGAGTAAGATCGTTTCGGTGAATCTTGGCCATAGTAGTTGCGCGTCGTGTCGATATAAAGCCCTTTGCCAAAATTATTATCGTACTGAAACTGAATTCCGGCCATCAACTCATGCACAGAGCCGGACAAAATCTTTTTTCTGGTTGCCTCAAACCTGCCGCCAATAGAAACTTCGTCCCCAATCATGCGCAGCTCACCCATGTAAGCGCGGGGATCAGCTTCCACAAGCCGGGATCTGTAAGTATTTTGACGCTTGTAATGAAAATAGAGATTGCTGTTGTACTTTAGCAGATTATTGGGAACGTAATCTCCCCACCAGTCAGTGTTTATTGTGTACCCGCGATTGTACGAAGAGGTTCGCCGAATATCGGTTGGTTTCTCTTCGTCGAGCAGTCTGGTAACGAACAATTTCCATTTGAGCGGCATTTTCCCGTCCAAAAATTTCCGCGAAACAATCAGGCTGCCGTTGATGCGATGAAATTCGTCACCCTCTTTTCGCAGTTCCCGTTCGCTGTAGCCGTAATTGAGATTGAGGTTGTACACATAATTCCCTATTCGATAGCCGGCGCCGAAATTGGCTTCGGAAGTATTGGGATTGCTTTTTATTTTCAGCCGCGGGCTCATGATTCCGGAATAAGTTTTTACTTTGATGATTCCCGATGTCAGATCGCCGTATCTGGCCGAAGGTACGCCGCGAATCACTTCGATTGATTCGATATTGTCCGCCGGGATGAGCCGCAAATCTATTCCCTGACCCGCGCTGCTGGTGACGGTTCCGCTGGCAGACATCTGCATGTTGGCGTTGTTGGAAAGCGGCGCGCCGTCGAGAATAATTTTCGTACCAAAAGTACCGAGCGCATCATTGGAAGAACCGCGCACATTAGCGTGAATGGCTCTGTCCAGTCCCAATCGGTTTGTTTTTTCCAGCCCGGGTACCATTTCCAAAACATCGCCCAAATTTGTCGCCTGCAAATTTTCGATTTCACCGGAAGAAATTCTGGTCGTGGCAGTGTATTCCCTTGGCAACAAATCCCTTTTTGCCTCGACTTTAATGCCGCCAATTTCAAACACGTCTTCCGCAGCGCTGGACTGCGGAAGGTAGATTTTGATTTTTTTCTCTCCCTGCGACGGGACAACGATCTGCTTCAAATATCTGGGATAAGTAGCAAGCACGCATTCGAGCATGTAGGTTCCCGCCGGTAAGCCGCGAATGACAAATTTTCCGTCTTGATCGGCAAAGGTCACTTTCTTGGTTTTCTGAACCTTGATTAGTGTGCCCGACAGCGGAGTATGCGTTTCCATATCGTAAACTGCGCCGCGAACAACTGCCTTTTTTTGCGCAAAAAGAAGGGAAAAGGAGAGTAAAACGAGAATTAAAGCGATGAAATAAATAAATTTCAACTTGTCATATTTCAACGATTGTCGCATGGTTTGCTTTAATTTTCCCCTGTTTTTTTTGAAATTAATATTGATTTGCAGGTTGGTTATTAAGAAAAAATAACGTATATTAAAACATACAAATATTTACATAAAAATCAAGTAGTTTTTTGTAAAAAATAAAAAAACTCATGGCGTCAATGAATGATTCGCACCAACCAACAAGCGAGTTCTGGTTTTGCGAGCCTCGCTTTTGATGGCATCCTGTTCATTTTTATCAGAGATAATTTCTTTGCAAAAGTTAATTATTTTCTCGCGTTGGTAAGAATAAACAAACCAACCCAGCGCTTCAATGATTGCTTTTCGCAAATTGGTATCGAGCGCTTTTTCTTGCGCCACAGCAATCAACTCAGGCACTGCTTCATGGAAGCGATAATTGCGAAAAAAACGAGCAGCGCTGATTCTTTTCCGCAGAGGTAACTTCTCGTTTTTTATTTTGGGTAAATATTCCTTTCGAACATCCCTTGAGCGAAGAATAGAAGTTGTTTTTAGCAATTTGCTAATTTCGTCTTCGGAGAATCGATCAGAAAACTTCTTCGTGTATTTCTCAACGTCCTCTTTTAGGATGAGTATTTTTGACAACGCTGTTTTGGCGCTGAAAACCACTCTCTCCGAAGGATCAGACAACGCCGCAACTATTAACGGCGACACAAATTTCTTCCTGCCAATGTCCCCCATCAATACGACACTCTTTCTCCGAATGAATTCAAAAGGATCATGGATTGATTGCAGCAATAAATTTCGCAATTGCACGCTTCTCGTCTGTGCCACCGCACGCAAAGCTTCAGCGCGCACAACAAAAGATTCATCGTGGTGGTAAATCTCAAGAAATTTGTCAAGATACTTTTGGTCTTTCTTCTGGCTCAATTTGAAAACTGCCAGGCTTCGTAGAGGAACGTCCGGAGAGCGCAATAACTTTTCCCAATCGGAAACGCTGCCGCATGCTTGGAGCAAAGAGTTGATTTGGTTGTTTTGCTCACCGTAAAATTGAAACGTCGGATCTCCCAAAATCTGCGATTCCAGGTACGGATTCATTCGGTGAACTAATCCGACTCTCGCTCCCATGCCGATCAAACCTAAAAATTCATCTGCCCAGATGTCTTGCAGAACATTCACGCTGTTGGCAATGGCAACAAGCATCTCCCCTTTGTTGAAAAGATATTCCCCTGCCAGATACGAATTTTTGAAAAATGCGCCATTGAAACATTCATCAAAAACAATCATGTTCGATCGCGGAGAAATTTTTCTCACATCTTTGCTGTAAATGTCC
The genomic region above belongs to Calditrichota bacterium and contains:
- a CDS encoding TonB-dependent receptor, which codes for MRQSLKYDKLKFIYFIALILVLLSFSLLFAQKKAVVRGAVYDMETHTPLSGTLIKVQKTKKVTFADQDGKFVIRGLPAGTYMLECVLATYPRYLKQIVVPSQGEKKIKIYLPQSSAAEDVFEIGGIKVEAKRDLLPREYTATTRISSGEIENLQATNLGDVLEMVPGLEKTNRLGLDRAIHANVRGSSNDALGTFGTKIILDGAPLSNNANMQMSASGTVTSSAGQGIDLRLIPADNIESIEVIRGVPSARYGDLTSGIIKVKTYSGIMSPRLKIKSNPNTSEANFGAGYRIGNYVYNLNLNYGYSERELRKEGDEFHRINGSLIVSRKFLDGKMPLKWKLFVTRLLDEEKPTDIRRTSSYNRGYTINTDWWGDYVPNNLLKYNSNLYFHYKRQNTYRSRLVEADPRAYMGELRMIGDEVSIGGRFEATRKKILSGSVHELMAGIQFQYDNNFGKGLYIDTTRNYYGQDSPKRSYSFDEVPGMTQISLYGEDRITGRLWKEYTLVLGLRYDLFKPRKINWSNHLLFDNYIDCQHGSFLSPRLGWMIYLGTHTQLRGGYGLSAKIPSMTYIFKPRESELYKLNYYSYDQSNFNLKGYYVKELKLGVDQKFGEVASLSVEAYNLWRDNEPKRHSYPFFYEINPDTFWVPTYSRYENIGWKEQAGVEVTFRTKSFRSLALTIVGNYRYTRSGTQTLSYTSNPDPIDTDGDGIFDSRDPVWRDTKDSWHKKVIIDYRLEYRAKGLGLWFQFIAQQIPLYQSKSNNPYEKGLWANYLYNYPNNWVFNFRLSKSLWWKSEISLYVNNFLDDRGVYEAPWLQQYYPETGVWGRKVYLTRNNSIFWGFEFSTKFDF
- a CDS encoding HEAT repeat domain-containing protein — translated: QYLTKLVEEKKKQRRLTKALFFTGHGYHSESLSAWESEALALREQFPQLYFPGKRLFNYNHSMSPDLKATILRVLAREPINLTVFHAHGAVDTQYLLGNPPAETIGAQTEAIKLFLRSKLRSAKARKKSVAETKLNYMERFNIPLDWFDGAFDDSVMRADSLKAAKMDIYSKDVRKISPRSNMIVFDECFNGAFFKNSYLAGEYLFNKGEMLVAIANSVNVLQDIWADEFLGLIGMGARVGLVHRMNPYLESQILGDPTFQFYGEQNNQINSLLQACGSVSDWEKLLRSPDVPLRSLAVFKLSQKKDQKYLDKFLEIYHHDESFVVRAEALRAVAQTRSVQLRNLLLQSIHDPFEFIRRKSVVLMGDIGRKKFVSPLIVAALSDPSERVVFSAKTALSKILILKEDVEKYTKKFSDRFSEDEISKLLKTTSILRSRDVRKEYLPKIKNEKLPLRKRISAARFFRNYRFHEAVPELIAVAQEKALDTNLRKAIIEALGWFVYSYQREKIINFCKEIISDKNEQDAIKSEARKTRTRLLVGANHSLTP